In Deltaproteobacteria bacterium, the genomic window GCTCCGCATCATGCGCGGGCGCTTCACGGACGGAGTGCCCGAGTCGGAGATCTTTCATCTGTCCCGGCTCGACAAGCCCGCGCCCATGGTGCCGCGTCCGCTGGTCAAGGAGGTGGACGAGCGGGTGGACTACAAGGGGGCCGTGCTGGTGCGGCTGGACCCGGCCCAGGTGGCAAGGGTCGTGGAGGAGTTGGTGGCGGACGGCGCCGAGGCCCTCGCCGTGAGCCTTATTTGGTCCGTGGCCAACGAAAGCCACGAACGGGCCATCGCCGACATGGTCGCGGGGAGCCACCCGGAAGTATTCCTCAGCCTCTCCAGCGAGGTGGCGCCTTACCTGGGTGAGTACGAACGCACCGCCACCACCGTGTTCAACGCGTGCATCGGGCCGCGCATCTCCACCTACATCAACCGGCTCGGGGCACGGCTTCAGGAGCGCGGGCTGGCGGGCGAACCCCTGATCATGCAGTCCTACGGCGGCGTGCTGGGAGTCGATGCCACCGCCCGGAACGCCATCGGCACCATCGAGTCGGGTCCCTCGGCCGGAGTCACGGGGAGCGCTTGGCTCGGCCGGCTCATGGACCTGCCCGACATCCTGGCCACGGACATGGGCGGCACCACGTTCAAGGTGAGCGTCATCCGGGATGGGGTCATCGAGAAGGACTACAAGCCGGTGCTGCTGCGCCACCAGATCTACGCCACCAAGATCTGGGTCGAGTCCATCGGCGCGGGCGGCGGCAGCATCGCCTGGACCGATGCCAAGACGGGGCTGCTCAAGGTGGGGCCGGAGGGCGCCGGCGCCCAGCCGGGCCCCGCGTGCTACGGCCTCGGCGGCGCCGAGCCCACGGTCTCCGACGCCGACCTCGTGCTCGGCTACCTCAATCCCGACTACTTCCTGGGCGGGCGCCTGTCGCTGGACGCCGGGCGCGCGCGGCGCGCCATCGAAGAGAAGGTCGCCGAACCCCTGGGCCTCTCGGTGGAGGCCGCGGCCGGCGGCATCTACCGCATCATCAACGCGCACATGAGCGACCTGATCCGCCGCGCCACGGTGGAGCGGGGCTACGACCCGCGGGACTTCACGCTGTTCGCCTTCGGCGGTGCCGGGCCGGCGCACGCGGCGCGCTACGCCGCGGAGCTGGGCATCAGGCAGGTGGTGGTGCCGCTCACGGCGTCGGTGCACAGCGCCACGGGGCTGGTCAGCTCGGACGTCGTCTACCAGTACGGCAAGTCGGACCGGATGCAGGTGCCGGCGGAACCGGAGCGCGTCAACCGCGCCTTCGACGAACTGGTGCGGCGCGCCCGCGCCGATCTGGCCAGCGCCGGCTTCGAGGGCGGCAGCGTGCGCATCGAGCGCAGCCTCGACATGCGCTATCGCTACCAGGTGCACGAGTTGAACGTGGTCATGCCCGAGGGTACGACGCCCCTTTCGGAAGAGATGCTCAACGGCGTGTACGAACGTTTCGACGACCTGTACGAACGGACCTACGGCCGCGGCTCCGGCTACCGCGAGGCGGGGAAGGAGATCATGAACTTCCGCCTCACCGCCACCGGCGTGCTGGACAAGCCGCGGATCCAGTCGTACCCTCTGTCCTCGGCCGCTCCGGACGCCGCGCTGAGGGGCCGCCGCCGGGTTTTCTTCGAGGAGTTCGACGAACCACGGGACACCCCGGTGTACGACTTCGACGCGTTGCGTCCGGGGAACGAGACGGCCGGTCCCGCCATCATCGAGACCCCGGTGACCACCATCGTGGTAAACCCGGCGGATCGGGCCGTCATGGACGCCTACCGCAACGTCCGGCTCCTCGTCGGCGGTTGAGGCACGAAAGGGATTCCCATGGACACGCGCATACACGGCGTCGATCCCGTCACCTTCGAGATCCTGTCGCACCGGCTGCACCAGGTCACGCGCGAGATGGGCATTACCCTGGAGCGCACCGGCGGCACCGTCAACACCACCCAGCAGCGGGACTACATGGCGTCCCTGTACCGCCCGGACGGCGACATCCTCTCCGCCGGGGCCACCCTGGGACAGCACGTGGTGTGCGCCTCCTACGCGGTGAAGCGCATCATCGAACGCTTCCCGCCGGACGAAATCTTCGAGGACGACGTCTTCCTGCTGAACGATCCCTACCTCGCCGCCATCCACCAGTCGGACATCTACGTGGTCTCGCCGATCCACCATGGCGGGCGGCTGGTGGCCTGGAGCGCCACCTTCGTGCACGTGAACGACGTGGGCGCGCTGTCGCCGGGCGGGGACTCGCCCGACGCCACCGAGATCTTCCACGAGGGGCTGCGTGTTCCCGGCATCAAGCTCGTGGAGCGCGGCGCGCTGCGCCGGGACGTCTTCGACACCCTCACCAACATGACGCGCCAGCCGGGCATGGTGGGGCTGGACCTCAAGTGCGAGATCGCCGCCAACAACGTGGCCAAGGCGCGCCTGCGGGAGATGTACGCGCACTACGGCGCCGAGCTGCTCGATGCCGTGGCCGGCGAGATGATCCGCTACACCGAGGCGATCTTCCGGGAGCGCATCGCGTCGTTCGAGGACGGCGAGTGGACCGAGGAACTGGCGCTGGAGGCCCAGGACACCTGGCGCATGAAGGTGGCGCTGCGCAAGCGCGGAAACCGGCTCATCTTCGACTTCACCGGCACCGACCCCCAGGCGGTGACCGGCGTCAACCTGCCGTTCCACGGCACCGCCGGTTTCTGTTTCGCCGCGGTGTTGACCACGCTGGTGCACGACCTTCCCAAGAACCACGGGGTGATCCGGCCGCTGGAAGTCATCGCTCCCGAGGGCACGCTGGTGAACGTCAGCTATCCCGGCCCGGTGTCCCTCAACACCACCTCCTGCGGCTTCAGCATCGGGTTCCTGGCCAGTTCCGTGCTGATGCAGATGCTCGGCACCCACGAGCACTGGCGCGACGAGATCGTCACCCCCAACGCCAGCCACCGGAACGGCAAGCACTCGGGGCTGAACCAGTCCGGCCGCTACTGCGTCTTCAATCTCGCCCACGGCGCCATGGACGGCAACGGCGCCCGCGCCCACGCCGACGGCATCGACTCCGGCGGCAACTACATGAACTGCCCCAACGCCGAATGGTTCGAGCTGAACTTCCCGGTGCTCTACCTGTTCCGCCGCCACGCGACGGACTCGGCCGGGCCCGGACGCTACCGCGGCGGCCTGGCCGTGGAGACCGCGCACACGCCCCACGACGCCCCCGAGGGGCGCCTCGGGGGCGTGGCCTACGGCGTGGCCGGACTCAGGAACTCCGGCCACGGCATGTACGGCGGCTACCCCGGCGCGCCCAGCGTCATCGTGCTGCGGGAAAAGACTCGGGTGCGCGAGGTCATGAGCCGCGACCGCAACGCCGTGGACCTCGACGAGGTGGGCGGCACCGAGCGCGTCCTGCCGTACTGCAACTTCGAGTTCAACGACGGCGACGTGCTCTACATGCGCGTGGCCAGCGGCGGCGGCTACGGCGACCCGCTGACGCGCCAGCCGGACCGGGTGCGCGCGGACCTGGTGGACGGAGCGGTCTCGGAGGGCGCGGCGCGGGACATCTACGGGGTTGCATTCAGGCCCGAGACACGGGAGGTGGACGACGCGGCAACCGAAGCGTTGCGGCGACGCCTGCGCGGTGGGGACGGCGCGTTGCGGGAACAAGACGGAGCGCGGGACAAGGCGAACCGCGCGGCAAGCCGAGCGGCGGTCGTTCCCGGCGGGGACGACACGACGCCGTGCCCGCGGTGCGGCTCCGCCAACGCGCCGATTCAATCAGAAGCGGACGGCGCCCTCGAAGAGCATACTTTCCCACCGACCGAGGCAGGCCCGCTCATGAGCGACCTTCACGGCCGCTACCTGTTCGAGAAGCTCTACTGCCCGTCGTGTCATGTCCTGCTCAAGGCTCACATGGTGTCGGTGACATGACCGCAGTCACCATTGACGCCCGGAAGCCGCGCGGCGGCGCCCGTCCTACGCCCGGACCGACGAAGCCCTTGCCACATGGACTTGGTCCGCCCAAGACGCGGCAGTAAAGTGCCAATCCTCCCCAATTTTGGGGAAGCGCGAGGCCGCGAAATCGGCTTACGTTCCAAGAACCTGTCGGCGAGTCGTTTCCGAATCGATCGCGAGGTTGGTTGTTCGGTGTAGGCTCCTGGTGCTGGAAACAATGGGAATCGGGTCCACGGAAAGTCGGCCCGGAACGGCGCGGTCATGAACGAAGAGGGGACCTTCGAGCGCATCCTCGCTTCGCTGCACGAGGCGGCGCTCGACCCTGCCCGCTGGCCGGGCGCGTCCTTGCTGATCGACGAAGCCTTGGGCACGCACGGCAGCAGCTTGGTGTGTGCCGAGGGCGAGTCGGTAGAGGACATCCGGTTCCATCTGTTTCAGACCTACTTCCGTGGAGAACGGCACCCGGAAGTGGAGCGTCTCTACTTGGAGACCTATTATCCCCTGGACGAACAAGTACCCCGCGTGTTGCGCGCGCCCTTCAACCGGTTGTTCCGCATCACCGACTTCTACACCGAGCAGGAGCTGAAGACCTCCGAGGCGTACAACGCGCACCGGACCCACGGCCATGCCGGGGATGCCATCGAAGTGCGGCTCCGAGGGTCCCACCGCTTGCGCATCCTATGGCAAGTCAGCGACCCGGTGGACGGGGACGGCTGGTCGTCAGGGCAACTCGACCGTATTCGAGGTCTCCTTCCGCACATCCGTCACTTTTTGCGCGTGCAGCAGACTCTCGCCGGCGCCGATGTCCTGGGGGAGCCGCTCACGGACCTGCTCGAGGTCTCCGGGCTGGGCATCATGCAACTCGACGGGCGCGGGCGGATCGTGGCGGTGAACGACCATGCCCGGGATCTGCTGCGGACCGGCAACGGCGTGCTCGACAGGGACGGGTTGCTGTGCGCCCGCTTGCCGCGGGACAACGACGGTCTCCAGAGGCTCCTGAACCGCGCGTTGCCGCAATTCGGAGTTCGAGGCGCCGGCGGGTCGACGGTCGTGACACGCGCGGATACGCTGCTCCCGCTGGTGCTGCATGTGCATCCGGTGGAATGGCAGAAGACGGACTTTCCGTTCGCGCCGGTGGGGGCGCTGGTGCTGGTCGTGGACCCGGTGAGCGGGACCGCCTTCGACCCCGCCTTGGTTGCGGCGGCCCTCGGTCTCACCGGGATGGAAAGCCGGGTCGCGATACTGCTCGCCCAAGGCATGAGCGTGCGCGACATCGCGAAGACCACGGGCCGCAAGGAGAGCACTATCCGCTCCCACGTGAAGCACATTTTCGCCAAGCACGGGCTCTCCCGGCAGGCGGAGCTGGTGCGCCTGGTGGGCCTTCTGGCCCGCGCTCCCAAGGCCGGACGTTAACCGTCTGGATCGAGGGCCAGAAGGTCACGGTAAGCGCGAGATTCCCGCTCCCCGTCGTGACCATCGCGCCGGTCGAGTACACGGCTGGGTTCCGGGTCACGGCGCACTGGTGAGCGCCGACGTGCCAGGACAGGTGGCGATGAGCGGACCGGAAGGGACGCGACGCGGCGTGACCGGCACCGGGCCGGCCTCGCGCGGGGTGCGCCGAACGCGTGCCAGACGGTAGACGCGGTGAAGGGGTTGACGGTGTCGGTCAGACCGAACGGAACCGCCATCTTGCCGATGCTGGCAAAGAAGGGCGTCCGGTCAAGGTTGCCGAACAGGACATAGGCCCGCCGGACCTGGACCTGGTTGCGTTCGAGATCGGTATTCGTGCCCTTCCCGAAACTCTGTTCCGGGTCGAACAGCGTCACCGCGTGGCCCGAGATCCAGTCGCCGAGCATAGCTGTTGCCCCAACCCCCCGCTATTGCCGCAGGCTCGGCGCGAAACGCCGCTACCTCCCCTGACGACCGACGGCGACAATCGTATCTTGTCCCTCTTGATCACATGTCTCCCTTGTCTGTACGGTTCGCGCCGGAGCCGCCTCCGGAGACGTTGATACGGAAGATAAAGCCGATTGCGCGCCTTCGCGCTTCACCCATATTGGGGAGACTAGCGCATTTCTTGCCGTCTCTTTCCGCTGAGCGCCTCCAGCCCCCTTGACCGGACGCGGTACGGAATGCGGCGGCCGGCTCGGTGTCTCCGTCCGCACGGCCGTGGCGAGCCTCGAGGGCGAGGGCGAACGCCGGCTGGGTGGAGGCGGGCTTCGGGCTGCGCTACGTTGCCTCGGCCCGGGGGCTCACGGTGGAGGGCCGCGTGCGCGGGCTGCTCACGCACTCGGACGGCACCTACGAAGAGTGGGGCGCGGCCCCGGGCGGCGCGGAGCGGTTGTGGACCGCGGCTCCCGCCCCGGGTCTCGCGCCGGACGAAGCGTTCGCGGCGAAGGCCGGGCTCAAGGCGGAACTCGGCTACGGCCTGCGCCCGCCCGCGGGCGCCGGCGTGCTCACGCCCTACGCGGGCTTCTCCATGGCCGGCAACGGTGCCGCACGCACCTACCGCATCGGCACACGGTGGACCGCCCAGCCGGCGTTCGCCCTCGCCCTCGAGGCTCGCCACGGCCGTGCGGACGGAGACACCGAGCCGGCCGTCGCTGCCCTGCTCCGCGCATCGTTCCGCTGGTAGCTCTCGGCCGAGCGGGTCGCGTCTTCATTGCGACCGCCTGTCCGCTAAGTCTCGGTATCGTTCTGTTCCTTGGGCACGGAGGCGAGCATTCTCTCCACGAAGAACTCTGCGGCTTTGTAGGAGCTGCGCACCATGGGGCCGGCAGCGACGTAGCGGAACCCAAGCGCCACCGCCTGCTCTTCGTAGTCCCGGAAACGGTCCGGGTGCACGAACTCCGCTACGGGGAGGTGCTTCCGTGTGGGCCGGAGGTACTGGCCGAGGGTGAGGATGTCTACGTTGCGGGCGCGCAGGTCGTGCATGGTGGCGAGGACCTCGGCGCGGGTCTCGCCCATGCCGAGCAGGATGGCGCTCTTGGTGTAGATGCGCGGGTTCAGTGCCTTGACGTTCGTGAGCACGTCCAGGGTTTGCTCGTAGCCGCAGCGCCGGTCGCGCGCATAGCGCGTAAGGCGGCGGACGGTCTCGATGTTCTGTCCGATGACCTGGGGCGCGACGTCCACGACCTTCCCGAGGGCGCGGATGTCGCCGCGAAAATCCGGGATCAGTGCTTCGATGATCAGCTCCGGGCAACGGCGCCGGGTCTCGTGGATGGTGTCGGCGAAGGCCCCGGCGCCGCCGTCTTCCAGGTCGTCCCGGTCCACGGAGGTGAGGACCACGTAGCGCAGGTCCATGCGCGCCAATGCCTCGGCCACCCGCCTGGGCTCGTCCGGATCCACGGGCGTGCCCGCCTTGGCGGTCTTTACCGCACAGAACCGGCACCCGCGCGTGCACACGTCACCGAGGATCATGATGGTGGCCGTTCCCGCGCGCCAGCACTCGGCCAGATTGGGACAGCGCGCCTCCTCGCACACGGTGTGCAGCTTGAGCCCGCGGAAGTTGTCCTTGAGGCGGTTGTAGTCGGGACCGGCGGGCAGCCGCACCTTGAGCCACGGCGGCTTGCGCGCCGTCTGTGCAAGCGTGTCGATCATCGTGTTTCCAGCCTAACCCACGAACCGCGAAATGACCACCGTACTTCGGACACGTCATTCCCGCGGAAGCGGGAATCCAGGCCGGGGGAGGCCGGAAACGCCGCTATAGTGCCCCGCCACCACCCCTGGATTCCCGCTTTCGCGGGAATCACGGAAAGGGGAGTTAGGTGCTGTTTCGTGGTTGGGCCGGGCCTTGACGCAGCCTGTTTCGGGCCTTCAGCGCGTGAAGAACCCCTCCACGATGGCGTCGTGCCACAGCCGGCACACCGGGGGGATGATGCCGCGCGGGAGGTCGTCGTAGGTGAGGCCCCAGGTATGGATCCCGGCGCCCAGGGAGACGCAGGCCACCTTGGGCGCCGGGTCCATGGCGGCGTAGAGCGGCTGCGCGTCGCAGCAGCGCCGCAGGGTGACCGTGTCGTCGTCCAGGCCGTGCAGCGAGAGCATGGGAGGGACGGGCTTGGCGCCGGGACCGGACAGCTCCCGCAGGTAGCCGAGATAGCGGGCCACGAGCCGTTCCTCGTCCGCGCCGCTCATCTTCAGGCGCCGGGCGGTGACGCGGGCGGCTTGGTCGAGGGCGCCGGCGCCGTTCTTGTGGACGAAGTCCTCGGCCTTGAAGTTGGTGCGCTTCTTCGACACCTCCCACTTCTCCATGGTGAGCTCCATCAGCATGGGCAGGCCGTAGCCCTTGTCCTTGAGCCCTTCGTAGAGGTAGCGCGCCGTGTCGCGCCAGGTGCGCAGGCGCAGGTGGTTGAAAGGGAACTCCCAGCGGTCGCCGGTGGTGGCCGTGTAGATGTAGGCGAACGTGGAGGAGCCGTAGCCGAGCACGCCCTCGACATTGGAGACGCGTTGGGCCGTGATCATGGCGAACGGTCCGCCGGTTGAGTGGCCGTGGACGTAGAGGGCGTACTCGGACGGGTCGAACTCGCGCCGGCAGCTCTCCCGCAATGCTTCCTCGAAGGCCACGGGCCACGCGGCCATGCGGTGATAGAACTCGGTGCCCTCCCGCGCCACCAGCGAAATGACGGTGCCGTAGCTCTCGCGCCGGGCCTCATCGCGCGCCACTTCGTACTGGTCGCGCGTGATGCGCGTTTCCTTGGTCCACAAGGGCGTCCGGCCGCTGCCGTCGGGCTCGAGCGTATCGCCCGGCCAGTCCCTGGAGGGGTCCGGCAGGTAGAGGCGCCCGGGAAAGGTCATGAGCGTGACCTTGAAGCCGAACTTCGTGGCCAGCATGCGCGCCACGGGCTCCAGCGACTTGAAGTCCGAGGTGCCGCCGTGCAGCAGGAAGATGCCGGCGCGCCTGCCGTCCGGGGCCTTGGGGATGCGCGCTGGGTCTTCCGGCGCGTAGGTCATCGTGCCGATGTCCCAGTCCATCTCCAGGGCGCGGATGCGGAAGATGTCCTCGCGGTTCCCCACCGGGATGTCGGGCAGGTCGAGGGTTTCGCGGGAGAGCTTGACCACCTCGGGACGGGGGATGGTGTCCGGGGGCGCCCACGCGCCGTTGCCAGCATTCATTCGTTACCTCCAATCACAATCCGTTCGCCCTGAGCGTAGCAAAGCGAAGTCGAAGGGCGCCATCTTCGGGACGCAGGGGCTCACATGCCCAGCAACCCTTGCTGCCCGTAGTAGTAGAAGCCCGCGACCGCGCCGGTCATGAGGGTCGCGAGGGTGGCGCCTACGAGGGCGCGGAGTCCCAGCGCGGACAGGTCGCCGCGGCGCGCCGGGGCGAGGGCGCCGATGCCGCCGATGAAGATGCCCATCGAGGCGACGTGGGCGAAGCCGCACAGCGTGTAGGACAGGACCAGGATACCGCGCGGCGAGATCGCGCCGTCGGCCGCGAGCCTGCCCAGCTCCTGGTAGGCGACGACCTCGGTGAGGATGGCGCGCCCTCCGAGCAGGCGGCCGGCGGCCGTGAGATCGGTCTCCGCAAGACCCAGGAGCCACGCCAGGGGCGTGAAGATCCAGCCCAGGAGGCGCCGCAGGTCCACGGGTCCGGCGAGAGCATCGCTCAACGGCGCGGTGAGCTTGAGCAGGCCGTAGTCGATGAGGGCGACGAAGCCCAGGATGGCCACGAGCAGGGTGCCGATGCCCGCCGCAAGCTTGAGCCCTTCCCAGGAACCGTCCATCAGCGCCGCCATGGTGTTCTGCTTGCGTCCGCTCTCGGCCATGGGCGGCACCCCACCCAGGGTGTCCGGAGTCTCGGTTTCCGGCAGGATCAGCTTGGACACCAACGCCGCGGCCGGTATGGACATGACCGAGGCCGAGACGAGGTGGCCGGCGATGAGCGGAAAGCTGTCCTTCAGAAACAGCACGTAGAGCGCCAGGGTGGTGGACGCCACCGTGGCCATGCCGCAGGTGATGAGCGTGAGCAGCTCGGAGCGCGTCATGCGGTCGAGATACGGCCGCACGGTCATGGCCGACTCCACGCCGATGAAGATGTTGGAGGAGCCCGCCAGGGACTCGGCCCCGGAGAGCCCCATGGTGCGGTGAAACAGGACCGCGAAGAGCTTCACCACCGGTTGCAGGATGCGCAGATGGTAGAGCGCGGCCATGAGCGAGGCGAAGAACACCACCGCCGGGAACACCTGCGCCGCCAGGATGAAGCCGATGGACGGCGACCCGCCCGCGGTGGTCTCGCCCGGGTTGAGCGCCAGCGGGCCGAAGAGGAAACGCGCGCCCTCGTTGCCCGCCCGCAGGATCGTGATGACGGCGTCGTTGATCCATATGAGGGCCGTGCGGGTCCACGGGATCCAGAAGACCACCGCCCCCAGCACCAGCATCAGGCCGCCGGCCGTGAGCACCGTGCGCCAGGGGACGGGCCGCCGGAAGCCGCCCGCGGCCCAGGCCAGAAAGGCCAAGGCGATGAGGCCTCCGAGGGAACCCAGGTTGAGCCAGCTCATGGGTTCCACCGTTTAGCGCGACGTGATCGGGCGCGCAAGATTCGGTCCGCGCGACGCAAGCTGCGATTCACACGGGTAGTGGTTCAGTTTGGTGGCTACTTTCGCGCGACGTTTCTTGACAATCTCCCGTGGAGCGGGTTAATACCCGAAACATCCGGCGCGACACGAATCAGCGAGTCGGCGCCGCGCTCCTCACGCACAACCTTACAACAGGGCCGACCAGGAGGTTCCCATGGCGAACAAGTATCAGATCATCGACGGCGACGGGCACGTGGTGGAGGACATGGAGGCCATCACCAGCCGCTTCCCGGAAGCGGTGCAGCAGCAGATGCGCTGGTCCAATCCGTTCCCGCCGCTGGATCACCTGCACTCGGCCAACGCCCACAAGCTCCCGGAGGGCTCGTTCCAACAGGTGGGTTACGACGGCTGGGTGGAATTCCTGGAAGACGTGGGCATCGACCGGACGGTGCTCTATCCCACCGTGGGCCTGTCCTACGGCAAGGTGATCAGCCAGGACTGGGCCATCGACCTGGCGCGCGCCTACAATGACTGGATCGCCGAGAACTACGTGAAGAAGAGCCCGCGCTTCCAGGCGGTGGCGCTGATTCCGCTGCAAGAGCCCGCGGAGGCGGTGAAGGAGCTGCGCCGCGCGGTGGAGGAACTGGGAATGTGCGGCGCCATGCTGCCGTCCACGGGAATCCAGTTGCACCTGGGCCACAAGTACTACTGGCCCATCTACGAGGAGGCGGACAGGCTGGGCTGCTGCATCGGCATCCACGGCGGGGCGCACGAGAACCTGGGCATGGACGACCTGCATCCCTACGCCCCGGTGCACGCCCTCGGCCATCCCTTCGGGCAGATGATCTCCATGGGCGGCATCGTCTTCAACGGCATCTTCGACCGCTACCCCAACGTGCGCATCGGCTTCCTGGAAGGCGGCGTGGCTTGGCTGCTGATGTGCCTGGAGCGCTTCGACCGTTCCTACGAGACCCACATCCAGCACGATCCCCGGAGCGAGTTCCTGCAGCTCCGGGGCGGCGAGGCGGTGAGCGATTACGTGAAACGGCACATCGAGGAAGGCCGGATCTTCGTGGGCTGCGAGGGCCACGAGCCCGACCTGGCGCACGCCATCCGCACGGTGGGCAACAAGCCGTGGGTCTACTCGTCGGATTTCCCTCACGAGGTCAACAACGAGTTCTGCAAGGAAGAGCTGGGCGAGGTGATCGAGAGCGATGAGCTGACCGACGATGACAAGGCCGCGGTGCTGTCGCGCAACGCGGAACGTTTCTACAACCTGCCGGCGGGACTGTAACGTCGACGAGGCGCGGGAGGAGATTCCCGGGTTCACTGATCCCGGAGAATCTTCTCCAGCTCCTTCCGTTCCCCCTCCGTTATCCGGCCGCCACCCTGGGCATTCTCTCCCGGTCGGCGTGAAAAGTCGATCCCGTCGAACCGGAAGGCCACGAGGCTCACGATTTCGTGCCGGTAGAGCCAGCCGAGCATCACCGCTAGTATGATTACCGGCAACAGGAGCCATCCGCGCCATCCCTGAGGTTTCCTCTTGCGCGTCCGCGGTCGTTTCCTGTTGGCTCTGGCCATTGGGGCTGAGATTCCCTGTCCAGCTTTTCGATCGATTGGCGTGTTGCGCCCCTCAACTCCAACTCGAGATCAGCAGAGGCTCGGGCCACAGCACGTGCAACAACTCATCGAATACCAGATAGAGGTAGCCTTCGGCCAACGCGCCCAGCAGCAGGGCCGTGCGCCAGCGGGCGCCGTAGGCGAAGGCGTAGCCGGCGGTGAAGAGCGGCAGCGTCACGTGGAAGCCGATCAGGAGGATGCCTCCCACCAGCGCGGCGATCCAGAGGATTACCTCTCCGGTGCGGCGCAGCACGTCGGGCAGGCCGCTGTCGGTCGCGGCCTCGGCCGCGGATCCGCCAAGGTGCTTCCGGATACGCAGGATGTCCAGCGTGACCTGGAGCAGCGCTAGGGGAATGCCCACCCCCGCCAGGGAGTAGATGATGAGCGCGCTCCGCAGCGGCCACTCTTGCGCGACGCTCGCCCCCCACGCCAGCAGCGCGATGAAGCCCAGCGTGTACAGGATGTTGCCGGCGCGCAGCCGGGGGTCGTCCGGCGGCGCGGCCGGGGCGTCGCCGCGCTTGGCCTCGCGCCGCTTGCGGATAACCGGCAGCATGAGAGTGAAGACCACCAGCGCCAGCAGCAACATCACCGAGGGGCGCAGCAGCCAGGCGAAGTCGTAGCGGGCGATGGAGAGCCAGAGGTAGGTCTCCATCTGGAACCCCAGCACCGCGGCCACGAGCACCGGAGGACGGGGCCAGTCGAAGAGCTTCATCAGGTAGCCGACGGCCGAGAAGACCAGGAACGCGTACAGGTCTTCGTGGGCGTAGCTGGCGGCGAACGAGGCCGAGGCGCACAGCACCAGGGTCACCGGCACGATGACGTAGAAGGGCTGGAGCGAGAGCCGGGCGAAGGTGCCGGCGAAGCCCATGGCCAGGCTGGTGGCCATGAGGTTGGAGATCACCAGCACCCACACCATGGCCAGGGTCAGGTGAAGTTGGTCGGTGAGCATGCGGCTGCCGGGATGGATGCCGACGGAGACAAAGGCCGCCAGCATGATGGCCAGGGACGTGCTGCCCGGGATGCCGAAGGCGATGGTGGGGATGAGCGCGCCGCCTTCCTTGGCGTTGTTGGAGCTTTCCGGCGCGATGACGCCGCGCACGTCGCCGGTGCCGAAGCGCTCGCTCTGCTTCTCGGTCTGCACCGCGTGGGCATAGGCGAACCAGTCGGCGACGCTGCTGCCGAGGCCCGGCAGGACGCC contains:
- a CDS encoding hydantoinase/oxoprolinase family protein, which produces MVLNASPNRYLVGVDIGGTFTDCVAMDAGGTMTVGKALSTPDDYSVGALNAVRDAAGNLGLGDEDELLASARLFFHACTIGDNALLTGSGAVTGLITTRGFADTLRIMRGRFTDGVPESEIFHLSRLDKPAPMVPRPLVKEVDERVDYKGAVLVRLDPAQVARVVEELVADGAEALAVSLIWSVANESHERAIADMVAGSHPEVFLSLSSEVAPYLGEYERTATTVFNACIGPRISTYINRLGARLQERGLAGEPLIMQSYGGVLGVDATARNAIGTIESGPSAGVTGSAWLGRLMDLPDILATDMGGTTFKVSVIRDGVIEKDYKPVLLRHQIYATKIWVESIGAGGGSIAWTDAKTGLLKVGPEGAGAQPGPACYGLGGAEPTVSDADLVLGYLNPDYFLGGRLSLDAGRARRAIEEKVAEPLGLSVEAAAGGIYRIINAHMSDLIRRATVERGYDPRDFTLFAFGGAGPAHAARYAAELGIRQVVVPLTASVHSATGLVSSDVVYQYGKSDRMQVPAEPERVNRAFDELVRRARADLASAGFEGGSVRIERSLDMRYRYQVHELNVVMPEGTTPLSEEMLNGVYERFDDLYERTYGRGSGYREAGKEIMNFRLTATGVLDKPRIQSYPLSSAAPDAALRGRRRVFFEEFDEPRDTPVYDFDALRPGNETAGPAIIETPVTTIVVNPADRAVMDAYRNVRLLVGG
- a CDS encoding hydantoinase B/oxoprolinase family protein, which encodes MDTRIHGVDPVTFEILSHRLHQVTREMGITLERTGGTVNTTQQRDYMASLYRPDGDILSAGATLGQHVVCASYAVKRIIERFPPDEIFEDDVFLLNDPYLAAIHQSDIYVVSPIHHGGRLVAWSATFVHVNDVGALSPGGDSPDATEIFHEGLRVPGIKLVERGALRRDVFDTLTNMTRQPGMVGLDLKCEIAANNVAKARLREMYAHYGAELLDAVAGEMIRYTEAIFRERIASFEDGEWTEELALEAQDTWRMKVALRKRGNRLIFDFTGTDPQAVTGVNLPFHGTAGFCFAAVLTTLVHDLPKNHGVIRPLEVIAPEGTLVNVSYPGPVSLNTTSCGFSIGFLASSVLMQMLGTHEHWRDEIVTPNASHRNGKHSGLNQSGRYCVFNLAHGAMDGNGARAHADGIDSGGNYMNCPNAEWFELNFPVLYLFRRHATDSAGPGRYRGGLAVETAHTPHDAPEGRLGGVAYGVAGLRNSGHGMYGGYPGAPSVIVLREKTRVREVMSRDRNAVDLDEVGGTERVLPYCNFEFNDGDVLYMRVASGGGYGDPLTRQPDRVRADLVDGAVSEGAARDIYGVAFRPETREVDDAATEALRRRLRGGDGALREQDGARDKANRAASRAAVVPGGDDTTPCPRCGSANAPIQSEADGALEEHTFPPTEAGPLMSDLHGRYLFEKLYCPSCHVLLKAHMVSVT
- a CDS encoding helix-turn-helix transcriptional regulator yields the protein MNEEGTFERILASLHEAALDPARWPGASLLIDEALGTHGSSLVCAEGESVEDIRFHLFQTYFRGERHPEVERLYLETYYPLDEQVPRVLRAPFNRLFRITDFYTEQELKTSEAYNAHRTHGHAGDAIEVRLRGSHRLRILWQVSDPVDGDGWSSGQLDRIRGLLPHIRHFLRVQQTLAGADVLGEPLTDLLEVSGLGIMQLDGRGRIVAVNDHARDLLRTGNGVLDRDGLLCARLPRDNDGLQRLLNRALPQFGVRGAGGSTVVTRADTLLPLVLHVHPVEWQKTDFPFAPVGALVLVVDPVSGTAFDPALVAAALGLTGMESRVAILLAQGMSVRDIAKTTGRKESTIRSHVKHIFAKHGLSRQAELVRLVGLLARAPKAGR
- the lipA gene encoding lipoyl synthase — protein: MIDTLAQTARKPPWLKVRLPAGPDYNRLKDNFRGLKLHTVCEEARCPNLAECWRAGTATIMILGDVCTRGCRFCAVKTAKAGTPVDPDEPRRVAEALARMDLRYVVLTSVDRDDLEDGGAGAFADTIHETRRRCPELIIEALIPDFRGDIRALGKVVDVAPQVIGQNIETVRRLTRYARDRRCGYEQTLDVLTNVKALNPRIYTKSAILLGMGETRAEVLATMHDLRARNVDILTLGQYLRPTRKHLPVAEFVHPDRFRDYEEQAVALGFRYVAAGPMVRSSYKAAEFFVERMLASVPKEQNDTET
- a CDS encoding nucleoside permease nupX, giving the protein MSWLNLGSLGGLIALAFLAWAAGGFRRPVPWRTVLTAGGLMLVLGAVVFWIPWTRTALIWINDAVITILRAGNEGARFLFGPLALNPGETTAGGSPSIGFILAAQVFPAVVFFASLMAALYHLRILQPVVKLFAVLFHRTMGLSGAESLAGSSNIFIGVESAMTVRPYLDRMTRSELLTLITCGMATVASTTLALYVLFLKDSFPLIAGHLVSASVMSIPAAALVSKLILPETETPDTLGGVPPMAESGRKQNTMAALMDGSWEGLKLAAGIGTLLVAILGFVALIDYGLLKLTAPLSDALAGPVDLRRLLGWIFTPLAWLLGLAETDLTAAGRLLGGRAILTEVVAYQELGRLAADGAISPRGILVLSYTLCGFAHVASMGIFIGGIGALAPARRGDLSALGLRALVGATLATLMTGAVAGFYYYGQQGLLGM